A single window of Theropithecus gelada isolate Dixy chromosome 9, Tgel_1.0, whole genome shotgun sequence DNA harbors:
- the LOC112630996 gene encoding uncharacterized protein LOC112630996: MTKTKKLRRARRVGVGGSTRAEGRLRRSVGLDLLAPAVKPEGTDGSWGQRQAPARADAQPRKQARRKLHAQAQAEGSAGARLRAQEAGAAIPSPPGRPPGLLAPPEKPAAATPRRKGKAAAGSDGPNADNTRRGQTGATAASPQAQFYKSALSRITLLVSFRAEPALLPSRPGRRARRSRDVGKAATARSGFSPASSARSRGQSEARGSACRFPATEVAAALRPAVKDRAGRAVSGFCGIWGQFPGARETKMLAWSGLPVAIVWLPVREQPLSLSSAERNVVTRGPRSALEAALSVEKERGGRPMGMVTARFPREARQGPRRDFSALAKERRSRDLWPLRLRSDLSSGVGARGQCCQRAPPPSPSGSCSLGFLRFFCCFETVSGTKFSQHRLLFSQIIVLPCCSAESTGRLRHGP, translated from the exons ATGACCAAAACC AAGAAACTGAGGCGCGCCCGGCGTGTGGGCGTGGGAGGGAGCACCCGGGCTGAAGGCCGACTTCGCCGGTCAGTCGGCCTGGACCTGCTAGCACCCGCTGTCAAGCCTGAGGGGACAGACGGGTCCTGGGGTCAACGACAGGCACCGGCTCGGGCAGACGCACAGCCCAGGAAGCAGGCGCGTCGAAAGCTCCACGCCCAAGCCCAGGCAGAGGGCTCGGCGGGCGCGAGGCTGAGGGCCCAAGAGGCCGGGGCCGCTATCCCCTCGCCACCGGGACGCCCTCCGGGTCTCCTTGCCCCACCAGAGAAGCCCGCGGCGGCTACTCCGAGGCGCAAGGGCAAGGCCGCAGCGGGCAGCGATGGACCAAATGCAGACAACACACGACGCGGACAGACGGGAGCCACCGCGGCGTCTCCGCAGGCGCAGTTCTATAAAAGCGCGCTGAGCCGCATCACGCTGCTCGTTTCCTTCCGCGCGGAGCCGGCGCTACTTCCCTCCCGACCAGGCCGCCGGGCCCGGAGGAGCAGAGACGTCGGCAAGGCAGCAACGGCCCGCAGCGGCTTTTCGCCTGCTTCCTCCGCTCGCTCTAGAGGGCAGAGCGAGGCGCGGGGCTCAGCATGCCGCTTCCCCGCCACGGAGGTGGCCGCCGCGCTCCGGCCTGCTGTAAAGGACCGAGCAGGAAGAGCGGTCTCTGGTTTCTGTGGTATCTGGGGACAGTTTCCCGGCGCGAGGGAAACAAAGATGCTGGCGTGGAGCGGCCTGCCCGTCGCTATTGTCTGGCTGCCTGTCAGGGAGCAGCCGCTTTCGCTTTCTTCTGCCGAACGGAACGTGGTGACTCGGGGGCCGCGGAGCGCCCTCGAGGCAGCTTTGTCTGTGGAAAAGGAGCGCGGCGGGCGGCCTATGGGAATGGTCACCGCCCGCTTTCCGCGGGAGGCGCGCCAGGGACCGCGGCGCGATTTCTCCGCCTTAGCGAAAGAAAGGAGAAGCCGGGATTTGTGGCCGCTCCGTCTTCGTTCCGATTTGAGCTCTGGCGTCGGCGCGAGGGGACAGTGCTGTCAGCGCGCACCCCCTCCGTCGCCGTCAGGGTCGTGCTCCTTAGGTTTCCTGCGGTTTTTCTGCTgctttgagacagtgtctgggACCAAGTTCTCACAACATCGTCTTCTCTTCTCGCAAATAAtcgttttaccatgttgttctGCTGAATCCACCGGGCGCCTCAGACACGGGCCCTGA